One window of the Microplitis demolitor isolate Queensland-Clemson2020A chromosome 10, iyMicDemo2.1a, whole genome shotgun sequence genome contains the following:
- the LOC106693586 gene encoding protein mab-21-like — translation MLLPSYFNGHTDVLVYQINKYYVERVQNRVLEVQSSIQDVCKIVQNILKEVELQEPRFVSSLTECNGKYEGLEVVTPCEFEVVLYLNQMGVFNFVDDGTLPGCAVLKLSDGRKRSMSLWVEFITASGYLSARKIRSRFQSLVSQACDKCKYGETVKVISDTTDVKLKIRERFVVQITPAFKCTGVWPRSASQWPSTSAQNNATGLWPYNNLIADVKTEGFDLLSKDSIIFQQSKQSALEGDAWILSFTKAELRLLKGGYRHRCLSILKTLRDRHLDLPGNPVTGYHIKTLLLYECEKHPLETEWDENCVGDRIVGILVQLISCLQCRKCPHYFLPSLNLFKGKSASALEGASKQVWRVVRELVTNSRALETL, via the coding sequence ATGTTGCTACCGTCATATTTCAATGGACATACGGACGTACTGgtctatcaaataaataaatattatgttgAACGAGTACAAAATCGCGTGTTAGAAGTGCAATCCTCAATACAGGACGTATGTAAAATAgtacaaaatatattaaaagaagTCGAGTTACAGGAGCCGCGATTTGTGTCATCACTGACTGAGTGCAATGGTAAATATGAGGGGTTAGAAGTGGTAACACCGTGTGAATTTGAGGTGGTCCtctatttaaatcaaatgggtgtatttaattttgtggATGACGGCACCCTACCAGGTTGTGCTGTACTCAAGCTGAGCGACGGTCGCAAACGTTCAATGTCACTGTGGGTTGAATTTATAACTGCATCAGGTTATTTATCAGCCAGGAAAATACGATCGCGTTTTCAGAGTCTAGTGTCACAGGCTTGCGATAAATGTAAGTATGGAGAGACTGTTAAAGTAATCAGTGATACCACGGATGTTAAACTGAAAATACGCGAGCGTTTTGTCGTCCAAATAACCCCGGCGTTTAAGTGCACGGGAGTTTGGCCGCGATCGGCTTCTCAGTGGCCATCGACGTCTGCCCAAAATAACGCAACTGGACTCTGGCCTTACAACAACTTGATTGCTGATGTAAAGACAGAGGGTTTCGATTTGCTGTCAAAAGACAGcataatttttcaacagaGCAAACAGTCTGCTCTAGAAGGCGATGCGTGGATTTTGTCTTTCACGAAAGCTGAGCTAAGACTACTGAAAGGCGGGTACAGACACAGATGTCTCAGTATTTTGAAGACTTTGAGAGACAGACATCTAGACTTGCCAGGTAATCCGGTCACGGGTTACCATATCAAGACTTTGCTGCTCTATGAATGCGAAAAACATCCGCTGGAGACCGAGTGGGATGAAAATTGTGTTGGGGACAGAATTGTTGGGATTTTGGTGCAATTAATATCATGCTTACAGTGTCGCAAGTGCCCCCATTACTTTTTGCCAAGTCTTAATTTATTCAAGGGAAAATCGGCCAGTGCGCTTGAAGGTGCGTCTAAACAAGTTTGGAGAGTTGTCAGAGAATTGGTCACCAATTCTCGTGCACTTGagactttataa
- the LOC103569973 gene encoding protein mab-21: MLVPADMLASHSKMVYQINKYFGERVMTRKTQVAKTIQEVCRVVQDVLKEVEVQEPRFISSLTDYNGRFDGLDVISPTEFEIVIYLNQMGVLNFVDDGTLPGCAVLKLSDGRKRSMSLWVEFITASGYLSARKIRSRFQTLVAQACDKCAYRDSVKMIADTTEVKLRIRERYVVQITPAFKCAGLWPRSASHWPIPQIPWPHPNIVAEVKAEGFDMLSKECIGLQGKQSAMEGDAWALSFIDAENRLLQGASRRRCLSILKTLRDRHLDLPGNPVTSYHMKTLLLYECEKHPHEAEWDESCLGDRINGIFLQLISCLQCRRCPHYFLPNLDLFKGKSPSGLENAAKQVWRLTRELLTNTRALEKL; the protein is encoded by the coding sequence atgttagtaCCAGCAGATATGCTGGCGTCACATTCAAAAATGGTCTATCagataaacaaatattttggtGAGCGTGTGATGACACGTAAGACACAAGTCGCTAAAACAATTCAGGAAGTATGTCGTGTTGTACAGGATGTATTAAAAGAAGTTGAGGTACAGGAGCCAAGATTTATATCATCTTTGACGGATTACAATGGAAGATTTGATGGTCTTGATGTAATATCACCGACAGAATTTGAaatcgtaatttatttaaaccaaatgGGTGTACTAAATTTTGTGGATGATGGTACACTGCCTGGTTGCGCTGTTCTCAAGCTAAGCGACGGTCGGAAACGATCAATGTCACTGTGGGTTGAATTTATAACCGCGTCTGGTTATCTATCTGCCAGGAAAATACGATCCCGTTTTCAAACATTGGTAGCACAAGCTTGTGATAAATGCGCGTATCGTGATTCTGTTAAAATGATTGCTGATACTACGGAAGTTAAGTTGAGAATAAGAGAACGTTATGTTGTACAAATAACACCGGCATTCAAATGCGCGGGTCTTTGGCCGAGATCCGCGAGCCACTGGCCGATTCCTCAGATTCCCTGGCCGCATCCTAATATTGTGGCGGAAGTTAAGGCAGAGGGATTCGATATGCTGTCGAAGGAGTGCATCGGACTACAGGGAAAACAGTCGGCGATGGAAGGAGACGCATGGGCTCTGTCTTTTATTGATGCTGAGAACAGATTACTCCAGGGCGCGAGTCGCAGACGCTGTCTGAGTATTCTCAAGACTTTGAGGGACAGGCATTTAGATTTGCCGGGTAATCCGGTCACTAGTTATCATATGAAAACTTTGCTGTTGTATGAGTGTGAAAAACATCCCCACGAAGCAGAGTGGGATGAAAGTTGTCTAGGTGACCGGATCAAtggaatatttttacaattgatATCCTGCTTGCAATGCCGCAGGTGTCCGCATTATTTTCTACCGAATTTGGAtttatttaaaggaaaatCACCAAGTGGACTAGAAAACGCGGCCAAACAAGTCTGGAGACTCACGAGGGAATTATTGACGAACACACGAGCGTTAGAAAAACTctag